From a single Brassica napus cultivar Da-Ae chromosome C9, Da-Ae, whole genome shotgun sequence genomic region:
- the LOC106397163 gene encoding WAT1-related protein At3g28050: MAGKYFQREVLPVMALVIMECANVGLNTLFKAATLQGMSFHVFIVYSYGLAALLLLPSIFFSSRSRTLPPMNFSILYKILVLGLIGCCSNIMGYTGINYSSPTLASAISNLTPAFTFLLAILFRMESVSFKRTSSVAKMLGTVVSIGGAFIVTLYNGPVVISMSPPSVSLRSQSTNHNWIIGAAFLSVEYFMVPLWYIVQTQIMREYPSEFTVVCYYSLGVSFWTGLVTLFTEGSDLNAWKIKPNIALVSIVCSGVFGSCINNTIHTWALRIKGPLFVAMFKPLSIAIAVAMGVIFLHDSLYIGSLIGATVITTGFYTVMWGKAKEAAMVEDDNKANNEDATNEADLDSPLASQKAPLLESYKNDEHV, encoded by the exons atggCGGGAAAATACTTTCAGAGAGAGGTGTTGCCCGTAATGGCGCTGGTGATAATGGAATGTGCCAACGTTGGTTTAAACACTCTGTTCAAGGCAGCGACCTTGCAAGGCATGAGCTTCCATGTCTTCATCGTTTACTCTTACGGTCTTGctgctcttcttctccttccttctATTTTCTTCTCCTCCAG ATCAAGAACTCTTCCACCGATGAATTTCTCAATTCTCTACAAAATCTTGGTTCTAGGGTTAATTGG atgCTGCTCAAACATAATGGGGTACACAGGAATTAATTATAGCTCTCCAACACTTGCTTCTGCGATCAGCAACCTCACTCCTGCGTTTACCTTCTTGCTCGCTATCCTTTTCAG GATGGAGAGTGTATCTTTCAAGAGAACAAGTAGTGTGGCTAAAATGTTAGGAACTGTAGTTTCCATTGGAGGAGCATTTATAGTGACTCTTTACAATGGACCTGTGGTGATCTCTATGTCACCACCGTCTGTATCTTTGAGATCACAGTCCACAAACCATAATTGGATCATTGGCGCTGCGTTCCTTTCCGTCGAGTATTTCATGGTTCCTTTGTGGTACATTGTTCAG ACTCAAATCATGAGAGAGTATCCATCCGAGTTCACCGTTGTTTGTTACTATAGCTTAGGCGTGAGCTTTTGGACCGGGCTTGTCACATTGTTCACTGAAGGGAGTGACTTGAATGCATGGAAGATAAAACCAAATATAGCTTTAGTGTCAATCGTTTGCTCG GGAGTTTTTGGATCTTGCATAAACAATACAATCCATACGTGGGCGTTGCGGATCAAGGGGCCTTTATTTGTTGCAATGTTCAAGCCTCTGTCGATTGCTATTGCCGTTGCAATGGGTGTGATCTTCCTCCATGATTCTCTCTACATTGGCAG CTTGATCGGGGCAACGGTAATAACGACAGGGTTTTACACTGTGATGTGGGGGAAAGCTAAGGAAGCGGCCATGGTCGAAGATGACAACAAGGCTAACAACGAGGATGCCACCAACGAAGCTGACCTTGATTCTCCATTAGCTTCACAGAAGGCTCCTCTCTTGGAAAGTTACAAGAACGACGAGCATGTCTAA
- the LOC106402235 gene encoding peroxidase 31: MGEQSPLKPLSSLFLLLLTLLTTTVESRLTTDFYSKSCPRFLDIVRDTISDKQITHPTTAAAVIRLFFHDCFPNGCDASILVSSTAFNVAERDSSINLSLPGDGFDVIVRAKTALELACPQTVSCSDIISVATRDLLVTVGGPYYPVHLGRRDSRTSKASLLADLLPLPSSPMAKTIRQFESRGFTVQEMVALSGAHSIGFSHCKEFVGLVGRNSTGYNPRFAQALKKACSSYPKDPTISVFNDIMTPNKFDNMYFQNIPKGLGLLESDHGLYSDPRTRPFVDLYARDQDRFFKDFAKAMQKLSLYGVKTGRRGEVRRRCDAIN, encoded by the coding sequence ATGGGGGAGCAGTCGCCACTCAAACCTCTCTCCTCCctcttccttctcctcctcACTCTACTCACCACCACCGTCGAGTCTCGCCTGACCACCGACTTCTACTCAAAGTCCTGCCCAAGATTCCTCGACATAGTCCGCGACACAATCTCCGACAAACAGATCACGCACCCAACCACCGCCGCCGCCGTCATCCGCCTCTTCTTCCACGACTGTTTCCCCAACGGCTGCGACGCCTCCATCCTCGTCTCCTCCACCGCCTTCAACGTCGCCGAGCGCGACTCCTCCATCAACCTCTCCCTCCCCGGAGACGGCTTCGACGTCATCGTCAGAGCCAAAACCGCCCTCGAGCTCGCTTGCCCGCAAACCGTCTCCTGCTCCGACATCATCTCCGTCGCCACCCGCGACCTCCTCGTCACCGTCGGCGGTCCTTACTACCCGGTTCACCTCGGCCGCCGCGACTCTCGTACCTCCAAAGCCTCCCTCCTCGCCGACCTCCTCCCTCTCCCGTCGTCTCCGATGGCCAAGACCATTCGCCAGTTCGAGTCCAGAGGCTTCACCGTTCAAGAAATGGTCGCTCTCAGCGGAGCTCACTCTATCGGATTCTCGCATTGTAAAGAGTTCGTGGGCCTGGTGGGCCGGAACAGTACCGGGTATAACCCGAGATTCGCGCAAGCGTTGAAGAAGGCTTGCTCCAGTTACCCGAAAGATCCGACCATCTCTGTCTTTAACGACATCATGACTCCGAACAAGTTCGACAATATGTATTTCCAGAATATCCCCAAAGGTCTCGGGTTGCTCGAATCGGATCACGGGTTGTACTCCGACCCGAGAACCCGGCCTTTTGTTGATCTTTACGCTAGGGATCAAGATCGGTTCTTTAAAGACTTCGCTAAAGCTATGCAAAAGTTGAGTCTTTACGGTGTTAAGACTGGTCGGCGGGGGGAGGTCCGGCGAAGATGCGATGCCATTAActga
- the LOC106401540 gene encoding xyloglucan glycosyltransferase 4-like: MAPPNSVAVTMEKPDNFSLLEINGSDPSSFSDNKRKSISPKQFSWFLLLKAHRVVSALSWLLASVKNRIAFSSKNVNEEEDPKSRGKQMYRFIKACLVISIVALSIETVAYYKNWNLDLINRRPSWEVFGLVEWSYMAWLSFRSDYIAPIVITLSKFCTVLFLIQSLDRLVLCLGCFWIKLKKIQPKLKDEEIDLEDASNFPMVLIQIPMCNEREVYEQSIGAAAQLDWPKERILIQVLDDSDDPNLQLLIKEEVSAWAEKGVNIIYRHRLIRTGYKAGNLKSAMTCDYVKDYEFVTIFDADFTPSPDFLKKTVPHFKGNPELGLVQARWSFVNKDENLLTRLQNINLCFHFEVEQQVNGVFLNFFGFNGTAGVWRIKALEESGGWLERTTVEDMDIAVRAHLNGWKFIYLNDVEVTCELPESYEAYKKQQHRWHSGPMQLFRLCLPSIIKSKISAGKKANLIFLFFLLRKLILPFYSFTLFCIILPLTMFIPEAELPLWIICYVPIFISLLNILPSPKSFPFLIPYLLFENTMSITKFNAMISGLFQLGSAYEWVVTKKTGRSSESDLVAFAEKEEKLHRRNSESGLELLSKLKEQEMNLAEQETPKKTLGGLVRPKNKIKKRNMVFKKELALAFLLLTAAARSFLSAHGLHFYFLLFQGLSFLVVGLDLIGEQIN; encoded by the exons ATGGCTCCTCCAAACTCAGTGGCAGTGACAATGGAGAAGCCAGACAACTTCTCCTTACTAGAGATCAACGGCTCAGATCCATCCTCATTCTCTGACAACAAAAGAAAATCCATCAGCCCGAAACAGTTCTCATGGTTCCTCCTCCTCAAAGCCCACAGAGTCGTCTCTGCTCTCTCATGGCTCTTGGCTTCGGTCAAGAACCGAATCGCTTTCTCCTCCAAGAAcgtaaacgaagaagaagatcccAAGAGCAGAGGGAAACAAATGTACAGATTCATCAAAGCCTGTCTTGTCATCTCCATAGTCGCCTTGTCGATAGAAACCGTCGCGTATTACAAGAACTGGAATCTTGATCTCATAAACCGACGACCGTCTTGGGAGGTTTTCGGGCTCGTCGAGTGGTCTTACATGGCTTGGCTCTCGTTTCGATCCGATTACATCGCTCCCATTGTCATCACTCTCTCCAAATTCTGCACTGTCCTCTTCTTGATCCAGTCTCTTGATCGGTTAGTCCTCTGTCTCGGATGCTTCTGGATCAAACTCAAAAAGATCCAACCCAAGCTCAAAGATGAGGAAATAGATTTAGAAGACGCATCTAACTTCCCAATGGTCCTCATTCAGATCCCAATGTGCAATGAAAGAGAG GTGTATGAACAATCAATAGGAGCAGCTGCACAGCTTGATTGGCCAAAAGAAAGGATCTTGATTCAAGTTCTAGACGATTCTGACGATCCAAACTTACAGCTTCTGATCAAGGAAGAAGTATCTGCTTGGGCAGAGAAAGGTGTAAACATTATCTACAGGCATAGGTTGATCAGAACTGGTTACAAAGCTGGGAATCTCAAGTCTGCAATGACATGTGATTACGTTAAAGATTACGAGTTTGTTACCATTTTCGACGCAGATTTCACGCCAAGTCCTGATTTTCTCAAGAAGACAGTTCCTCATTTCAAG GGAAATCCAGAGTTAGGACTAGTCCAAGCAAGGTGGTCCTTTGTGAACAAAGACGAGAATCTCCTCACGAGGCTACAAAACATAAACCTATGTTTCCACTTCGAAGTAGAGCAGCAAGTGAACGGAGTGTTTCTCAACTTCTTCGGTTTCAACGGAACCGCAGGAGTCTGGAGGATCAAAGCATTGGAAGAATCAGGCGGGTGGCTCGAGAGAACGACAGTTGAAGACATGGACATCGCGGTCAGAGCGCATCTCAATGGTTGGAAATTCATCTACCTCAATGACGTTGAAGTCACTTGTGAGTTGCCTGAGTCTTATGAAGCTTACAAGAAGCAGCAACATCGTTGGCATTCTGGTCCTATGCAACTTTTCCGGTTATGCCTGCCTTCAATCATAAAATCTAAg aTATCGGCTGGGAAGAAGGCAAATTtgatcttcctcttctttcttctaAGGAAGCTTATTCTACCATTTTACTCATTCACACTCTTCTGCATCATACTTCCATTGACGATGTTCATACCTGAAGCTGAGCTTCCTTTGTGGATCATCTGCTACGTTCCTATCTTCATTTCCCTTCTCAACATTCTACCTTCACCTAAATCTTTCCCTTTCTTAATCCCTTACCTCCTTTTCGAGAACACAATGTCCATAACCAAGTTCAACGCCATGATCTCCGGATTGTTCCAGCTTGGATCGGCTTACGAGTGGGTTGTGACCAAAAAGACAGGTAGATCATCTGAATCTGACTTGGTAGCGTTTGCtgaaaaggaagagaagttgCATAGGAGAAACTCTGAGTCCGGTTTGGAGCTTCTGAGCAAACTCAAGGAGCAAGAGATGAATCTTGCTGAACAAGAAACCCCTAAGAAGACCCTTGGTGGGCTGGTGAGGCCGAAGAACAAGATCAAGAAGAGGAACATGGTGTTCAAGAAAGAGCTTGCGCTAGCGTTCTTGCTTCTAACCGCAGCTGCAAGGAGCTTTCTATCGGCGCACGGCCTCCACTTCTACTTCTTGCTGTTTCAGGGGCTGTCTTTCTTGGTTGTAGGGTTGGATTTGATCGGAGAACAGATCAACTAG
- the LOC106397077 gene encoding probable galacturonosyltransferase-like 10, translating to MMSGSRLIIFAIISTTVFTVGSIRLLPEDASSDFMEAPAYINGPECSVLPQNRLLLACDPSAVHIAMTLDPAYLRGTVSAVHSILKHTSCPQNIFFHFIASGSSHVKTLSSVFPSLSFKVYTFDETLVKDLISSSIRQALDSPLNYARSYLSEILSSCVHRVIYLDSDVIVVDDIKKLWKTSLTGSRTIGAPEYCHANFTKYFSDSFWSDRNLSRVFDSKSPCYFNTGVMVIDLERWREGDYTRKIENWMRIQKEERIYELGSLPPFILVFSGEIEAIDHQWNQHGLGGDNVVSSCRSLHPGPVSLIHWSGKGKPWVRLDDGKPCPVDYLWAPYDLHKSQRQYLQYNQELEIL from the coding sequence ATGATGTCTGGCTCAAGATTAATAATCTTCGCAATAATCTCCACAACCGTCTTCACCGTTGGATCAATCCGATTACTCCCAGAGGATGCATCTTCAGACTTCATGGAGGCTCCAGCATACATAAACGGACCAGAATGCTCTGTTTTACCCCAAAACAGACTCCTCTTAGCTTGTGATCCTTCAGCTGTTCACATAGCTATGACCCTTGACCCGGCTTACTTGCGTGGCACGGTCTCCGCAGTCCACTCCATCCTCAAACACACCTCTTGCCCTCAAAACATCTTCTTCCACTTCATTGCTTCAGGGTCAAGCCACGTAAAGACTCTCTCCTCTGTTTTTCCTTCTCTGAGTTTCAAAGTCTACACCTTCGATGAAACCCTTGTTAAAgatctcatctcttcttccataAGACAAGCTCTCGATAGCCCCTTGAACTACGCGAGAAGCTACTTGTCAGAGATTCTTTCATCGTGCGTTCACCGAGTGATTTACCTAGACTCAGATGTGATCGTGGTCGACGATATCAAGAAGCTATGGAAGACTTCTTTAACCGGTTCAAGAACCATCGGTGCGCCAGAGTATTGCCACGCGAACTTCACCAAGTACTTCTCAGATAGTTTCTGGTCAGACCGTAACCTCTCTCGAGTCTTTGACTCCAAGAGTCCTTGCTACTTCAACACAGGTGTGATGGTGATCGATCTTGAGAGGTGGAGAGAAGGAGACTACACGAGAAAGATCGAAAACTGGATGAGGATTCAGAAAGAAGAGAGGATCTATGAGTTGGGTTCTTTGCCGCCGTTTATTTTGGTATTTTCCGGTGAGATTGAAGCTATTGATCACCAGTGGAACCAGCATGGTCTAGGTGGAGACAACGTTGTGAGTAGTTGCAGATCTTTGCATCCTGGTCCGGTGAGTTTGATACATTGGAGTGGGAAAGGGAAGCCATGGGTAAGGCTTGATGATGGTAAGCCTTGTCCGGTTGATTATCTTTGGGCTCCTTATGATCTACACAAGTCACAAAGACAGTACCTTCAATACAATCAAGAGTTAGAGATTCTTtga